In Sphingomonas sp. PAMC26645, one DNA window encodes the following:
- the tagH gene encoding type VI secretion system-associated FHA domain protein TagH, with amino-acid sequence MTLTLSIEGARQLDNGSAGELVLDRRGAIVGRAATCDWALPDPTRYVSSRHFEIRFDNGSYLLTDCSTNGTMLATTGERLVSPHRIVDGDRFQVGSYVIGARLTGGAEARTDSSATPAAPVWQGWDTDAASAQATNSPPFPSASTGWDALQPSATGTGSSGGWQPQVGPTLARREDHQVAAGWDSRPSFASPASGQAPSPAPRAGGWQPDAAAALPQATSVWEEATPLPPPASAWSSAAPTQSAPVSPDDLWGRIAEGNVVDWARGGFGQPVEAPRDPLGLSPAPGSAALPRQTPSAPPTAPAAGPSPSGSGDAFARGAGLDPGFASSDPELARAGGLFRRLVAGLVVMVEARARAKAQLGAEATAFSPDGHNPLKFARTPDEAIGMLLGPRQPGFLPSEHAIEEAFRDLQSHQVATLRAMQGALRATLERFSPTAIRARANAGGMIERILPAARDAALWQAYEREFGGVAQGSDEAFLEMFAKEFRQAYNEQSREAGR; translated from the coding sequence ATGACCTTGACCCTCAGCATCGAAGGCGCACGGCAACTCGACAATGGTTCGGCAGGCGAACTCGTGCTGGATCGTCGCGGCGCGATCGTCGGCCGTGCCGCGACCTGCGACTGGGCTCTGCCCGACCCTACGCGCTACGTCTCGTCGCGCCACTTCGAGATCCGTTTCGATAACGGCAGCTACCTGCTGACCGACTGCAGCACCAACGGCACGATGCTCGCGACGACCGGCGAACGCCTCGTCTCTCCGCATCGTATCGTCGATGGCGACCGGTTTCAGGTCGGCAGCTACGTCATCGGTGCCCGTTTGACCGGGGGCGCAGAGGCGCGAACCGATTCGTCTGCGACGCCTGCTGCCCCGGTCTGGCAAGGTTGGGACACCGACGCCGCATCGGCTCAGGCGACCAACAGCCCGCCCTTCCCGTCCGCGTCGACCGGCTGGGACGCACTGCAGCCGTCGGCTACGGGCACAGGATCCTCGGGAGGATGGCAGCCCCAGGTGGGACCGACGCTCGCGCGACGCGAGGACCACCAGGTCGCGGCCGGTTGGGACTCGCGACCATCATTCGCTTCCCCTGCCTCCGGCCAGGCCCCCTCCCCCGCCCCGCGTGCCGGCGGCTGGCAACCCGATGCAGCCGCCGCCCTGCCTCAGGCCACTTCGGTCTGGGAAGAGGCGACGCCGCTGCCGCCACCCGCATCGGCATGGTCCAGTGCGGCACCCACACAATCGGCGCCAGTATCACCGGATGACCTATGGGGTCGGATAGCGGAGGGTAACGTCGTAGATTGGGCCCGGGGCGGTTTCGGCCAGCCGGTGGAAGCGCCGCGCGATCCACTTGGCCTTTCGCCCGCGCCAGGTAGCGCGGCATTGCCACGACAGACGCCGTCCGCGCCTCCGACGGCGCCTGCCGCAGGCCCCTCGCCATCCGGTAGCGGAGACGCCTTCGCCCGCGGAGCCGGCCTCGACCCGGGATTCGCCAGCAGCGATCCGGAGCTTGCGCGCGCCGGGGGTCTCTTTCGCCGGCTCGTCGCCGGACTCGTCGTCATGGTCGAAGCGCGCGCGCGGGCGAAGGCGCAGCTCGGGGCCGAGGCGACGGCGTTCAGTCCCGATGGCCATAACCCGCTCAAGTTCGCACGGACGCCGGACGAGGCGATCGGAATGTTGCTCGGACCACGACAACCCGGCTTCCTGCCTTCTGAACATGCGATCGAGGAAGCATTCAGGGATCTGCAGTCGCATCAGGTGGCGACGCTGCGGGCGATGCAGGGCGCCTTGCGCGCGACGCTCGAGCGGTTTTCACCTACCGCGATACGTGCACGTGCGAACGCCGGCGGCATGATCGAACGCATTCTTCCCGCGGCGCGCGACGCGGCATTGTGGCAAGCCTATGAACGCGAGTTCGGTGGCGTCGCGCAGGGTTCGGACGAGGCGTTTCTGGAGATGTTCGCCAAGGAATTTCGTCAGGCCTACAACGAACAGTCGCGAGAAGCCGGCCGTTAG
- the tssI gene encoding type VI secretion system tip protein TssI/VgrG, which yields MTDTTQRLTQMAIDVGDEQVVLERIRSVERIGMPFVVQADIISPLEIDLQPHLGKPASLSVLEDGELLRHFHGLVTAGEYTRETQAGHHYRLSIRPWTFYLDQNRQMAIYQDKTVVQIVKQVIEAAGIPDVDYTRLVLPRVPRAYTVQYRESDFAFVSRLMEEEGIYYFFQHDADRHVMVLCEGPASHQPGRPTQLKYNANSVSVFTADSKSRFGSQGDYLQTWVERVASTAEARVTVRDFDFESPDQPLSAEAAGEEAHPRDDREIFVYPGRYTREKTGRGDQEQTGRERGQALLDAHRSGRRTFTGTSQSAGLTTGFRVDVADHPAGRMNTSYLITGAEHSIASESYRSGQQDDEDSFNVKFEAIPADTVFRPRPATPRPRVQGLESAIVTGPPGETIYTDEYGRVKVRFHWDRAETPGERSTCWIRVSQTGGLGNVILPRVGHEVLVDFLDGDPDRPLIVGRVFNKAHMPTYELPANKTRAVWRTLTYGSSGSYPESEALDSGDNRTSNEIRFEDQGGKEELFIHAERDMNSRVRFDESRHVGHSQERRVGLDRSTNIGRDEGKKIGRDRATHVIGMDDLLVNGSLSIESKTSITLRVGNSVVAIGPNGIIIQSPHVQIQAGMDAVINAGAQTRINGASTLTLNGGTTQINPEGLGDGAFGSSLDFGPAAGEG from the coding sequence GTGACAGACACGACGCAGCGCCTGACGCAGATGGCCATCGATGTTGGCGACGAACAGGTCGTCCTCGAGCGAATTCGGAGCGTGGAGCGAATCGGCATGCCGTTCGTGGTGCAGGCCGACATAATCTCGCCACTGGAGATCGATCTTCAGCCGCATCTGGGGAAACCCGCGTCCTTGAGCGTGCTCGAGGACGGCGAGCTGCTTCGCCACTTCCATGGCCTCGTGACGGCGGGCGAATACACGAGGGAGACGCAGGCGGGGCACCACTATCGGCTCTCGATCCGACCCTGGACCTTCTACCTCGACCAGAACCGCCAGATGGCGATCTATCAGGACAAGACGGTCGTGCAGATCGTCAAGCAGGTCATCGAGGCTGCCGGCATCCCGGACGTCGACTACACACGGCTGGTCCTGCCTCGCGTGCCACGCGCGTACACCGTGCAGTACCGCGAAAGCGACTTCGCCTTCGTCTCGCGACTGATGGAGGAGGAAGGCATCTACTACTTCTTCCAGCATGATGCCGACCGTCACGTCATGGTCCTGTGCGAGGGGCCCGCGTCGCATCAACCCGGTAGACCCACGCAGCTGAAGTACAATGCGAACAGCGTCTCGGTGTTCACCGCCGACTCGAAATCGCGGTTCGGATCGCAAGGGGATTATCTCCAGACGTGGGTGGAGCGGGTGGCCTCGACCGCCGAAGCCCGGGTGACCGTGCGCGATTTCGATTTCGAGTCGCCCGACCAGCCCCTGTCTGCCGAAGCGGCCGGCGAAGAGGCCCATCCACGCGACGACCGGGAGATCTTCGTCTACCCTGGTCGGTACACCCGGGAGAAGACCGGACGCGGCGATCAGGAGCAGACCGGACGCGAACGTGGTCAGGCGCTTCTCGACGCGCATCGTTCGGGCCGGCGGACGTTCACCGGCACGTCGCAGTCGGCAGGCCTCACGACAGGCTTCCGGGTCGATGTCGCGGATCATCCCGCCGGAAGGATGAACACGTCCTACCTGATAACGGGCGCGGAGCACTCGATCGCATCGGAAAGCTATCGATCGGGACAGCAGGACGACGAGGACTCGTTCAACGTCAAGTTCGAGGCGATCCCCGCCGATACCGTGTTCCGCCCCCGGCCCGCGACCCCGCGTCCGCGCGTCCAAGGGCTGGAATCCGCGATCGTCACCGGACCGCCCGGCGAGACGATCTACACCGATGAATACGGCCGCGTGAAAGTGCGCTTCCACTGGGACCGCGCCGAGACGCCGGGTGAACGGTCGACCTGCTGGATCCGCGTGTCGCAGACCGGCGGGCTCGGCAACGTCATCCTGCCGCGTGTCGGCCATGAAGTCCTGGTCGATTTCCTCGACGGTGATCCGGACCGGCCATTGATCGTCGGGCGGGTGTTCAACAAGGCGCACATGCCGACCTACGAACTCCCAGCCAACAAGACCCGTGCGGTCTGGCGTACGCTGACCTACGGCAGTTCCGGCAGCTATCCCGAGAGCGAGGCACTCGACAGCGGCGACAATCGGACTTCGAACGAGATCCGCTTCGAGGATCAGGGGGGCAAGGAGGAGCTGTTCATCCACGCCGAACGCGACATGAACAGTCGCGTACGCTTCGATGAGAGCCGCCACGTCGGACACAGCCAGGAACGCCGCGTCGGACTCGACCGAAGCACGAATATCGGCCGCGACGAGGGCAAGAAGATCGGGCGCGATCGCGCGACGCATGTCATCGGCATGGACGATCTGCTCGTGAACGGCAGCCTGTCGATCGAGTCGAAGACGTCGATAACGCTGCGGGTCGGCAACTCCGTGGTCGCGATCGGCCCGAACGGCATCATCATCCAGTCGCCCCATGTCCAGATCCAGGCCGGGATGGACGCGGTCATCAATGCCGGGGCCCAGACGCGGATCAATGGCGCAAGCACCCTGACGCTCAACGGCGGCACCACCCAGATCAACCCCGAAGGTCTCGGCGACGGTGCTTTCGGGTCCAGTCTCGATTTCGGCCCCGCCGCGGGCGAAGGCTGA
- a CDS encoding OmpA family protein, with amino-acid sequence MSLRVLTFPLMVLGLATAVDAQEAKGPSVEGYLCTFAGKCGAGDDVPAATRTAPNTKGFRLARPAAATDASSVALRPSGQSRVARAPAQAQRHYGQSSRRANYAATTAIAGSVGAVAAGMGRPRADLMISFERNSAQLTAEGTRATQVFARSVLMPELSGKRFLIEGHTDLRGGSRINVPLSAARAKAVADYLVILGVEGKRLEVRGYGASAPLPGHSKSDPVNRRVEAELIS; translated from the coding sequence ATGTCGTTGCGGGTGCTGACGTTTCCACTGATGGTCCTCGGGCTCGCCACCGCGGTAGACGCGCAGGAGGCCAAGGGGCCGAGCGTCGAAGGCTACCTCTGCACGTTTGCAGGCAAATGCGGCGCGGGCGATGACGTTCCGGCCGCCACGCGGACCGCTCCGAACACCAAGGGTTTCCGACTTGCGAGGCCGGCCGCTGCGACGGATGCGAGCAGCGTGGCGTTGCGGCCATCGGGGCAGTCGCGAGTTGCACGTGCTCCCGCGCAGGCGCAGCGCCACTACGGCCAGTCGTCCCGTCGGGCGAACTACGCAGCTACTACGGCCATTGCAGGGTCGGTTGGCGCCGTCGCGGCCGGCATGGGTCGGCCACGCGCCGACCTCATGATCAGTTTCGAACGCAACTCGGCGCAGCTCACGGCCGAGGGGACGCGCGCGACGCAGGTGTTCGCGCGCTCGGTGCTCATGCCTGAGCTCAGTGGGAAGCGCTTCCTGATCGAGGGGCATACCGATCTGCGAGGCGGGTCTCGTATCAACGTTCCGCTGTCTGCGGCGCGGGCGAAGGCCGTCGCCGACTATCTCGTCATCCTTGGCGTGGAGGGCAAGCGCCTCGAAGTTCGCGGCTACGGCGCGAGCGCGCCGTTGCCCGGACATTCGAAGAGCGATCCGGTCAACCGTCGCGTCGAAGCCGAGTTGATATCCTGA
- the tssC gene encoding type VI secretion system contractile sheath large subunit gives MAQDALRQTNEGAPVAEAAEVNDFQALLQKEFRPANDERRSRIEQAVQTLAQQALGDAKIIGGDVFATVDAMRAAIDRKLTEQINQIIHQPEFQQLEAAWRGLNYLVMNTATGKDMKIRVMNMSKEECRRMFRQYRDAAWDQSPLFKKVYESEFGQLGGQPYGAFVCDFYFDHSAPDLEVMRGLSRIGAASHAPFIAAAGPSLLGMDSWTELSNPRDLGKLFDATDYAAWRSFRQSEDSRYLALALPRFLGRPLYGAKTEPVDEFDFEEDTGGEHDRHLWLNAAYAMGTRITEAFNTYGWTTRIRGVESGGTVQELPTATFPTDEGGIDLKCPTEIAISDRREAELSTAGLMALVHRKNTDQATFIGAQTVHRPASYDKKEATANANLSARLPYIFASCRFAHYLKCMVRDWVGGSRESEQLERDLNNWVLQYVDGSPTTSNEETKARLPLKQAKIEVIPDEENPGYYKGKFMFVPHYQLEGMDVALSMVSRLPKTSG, from the coding sequence ATGGCGCAAGACGCGCTGAGGCAAACGAACGAGGGTGCTCCGGTAGCGGAAGCAGCCGAGGTCAACGATTTCCAGGCTCTGCTCCAGAAGGAGTTCCGCCCGGCAAACGACGAGCGCAGGTCCCGGATCGAGCAGGCCGTACAGACCCTCGCGCAGCAGGCGCTGGGTGATGCGAAGATCATCGGTGGCGACGTGTTCGCGACGGTCGACGCAATGCGTGCGGCTATCGATCGCAAGCTTACCGAGCAGATCAACCAGATCATCCATCAGCCGGAGTTTCAGCAGCTCGAAGCGGCATGGCGGGGGCTGAACTACCTCGTCATGAACACCGCGACCGGCAAGGACATGAAGATCCGCGTGATGAACATGTCGAAGGAGGAATGTCGACGGATGTTCCGCCAGTATCGCGATGCGGCCTGGGATCAGAGCCCTCTGTTCAAGAAGGTCTACGAGTCCGAGTTCGGTCAGCTCGGCGGACAGCCCTACGGTGCTTTCGTGTGCGATTTCTACTTTGACCACAGCGCGCCCGATCTGGAGGTCATGCGCGGCCTGTCGCGGATCGGTGCGGCGAGCCATGCGCCGTTCATCGCCGCCGCCGGTCCGTCCCTGCTCGGGATGGACAGCTGGACCGAATTGTCCAACCCTCGCGACCTCGGCAAGCTGTTCGATGCGACCGACTACGCAGCATGGCGGTCGTTCCGGCAGTCGGAGGACAGCCGGTATCTCGCGTTGGCGCTGCCGCGCTTCCTGGGGCGGCCCTTGTACGGTGCGAAGACGGAGCCGGTCGACGAGTTCGACTTCGAGGAGGATACCGGCGGCGAGCATGATCGGCATCTGTGGCTCAACGCAGCCTACGCGATGGGCACGCGGATAACGGAGGCGTTCAACACCTATGGCTGGACCACCCGGATCCGAGGCGTCGAGTCGGGTGGTACGGTTCAGGAGCTGCCGACCGCGACGTTCCCGACCGACGAAGGTGGAATCGATCTGAAGTGCCCGACCGAGATCGCGATCAGCGATCGCCGCGAGGCGGAGCTTTCGACGGCCGGTCTGATGGCGCTGGTCCACCGCAAGAACACCGACCAGGCGACCTTCATCGGTGCGCAGACGGTTCATCGTCCGGCGAGCTACGACAAGAAGGAGGCGACCGCGAACGCCAACCTGTCCGCGCGGCTGCCCTACATCTTCGCGAGCTGCCGCTTCGCGCATTATCTGAAATGCATGGTCCGCGATTGGGTGGGTGGCTCGAGAGAGTCGGAACAGCTCGAACGCGATCTCAACAATTGGGTCCTCCAATACGTCGACGGCTCGCCGACGACGTCGAACGAGGAGACCAAGGCACGCCTGCCGTTGAAGCAGGCCAAGATCGAGGTGATCCCGGATGAGGAGAACCCAGGATACTACAAGGGGAAGTTCATGTTCGTGCCGCACTATCAGCTAGAAGGCATGGACGTGGCGCTCAGCATGGTTTCGCGTCTACCGAAGACGTCCGGTTGA
- the tssB gene encoding type VI secretion system contractile sheath small subunit, whose translation MAIKSGQRFIRENRKPRVHIEYEVETYGARQKVELPFVMGVISDLSGKSLKDKKAAEAREFIDIDMDNFDQRMEAVAPRVAFAVDNTLAGEGKIAVDMTFNSMNDFSPGEIARKIEPLAKLLEARTQLEDLLSYMDGKHGAQDLLDKVLQDPALLQAISAARQPAADEPPSEPRD comes from the coding sequence ATGGCGATCAAGAGCGGTCAGCGGTTCATCCGCGAAAATCGGAAGCCACGGGTTCACATCGAATATGAAGTCGAGACCTATGGCGCGCGTCAGAAGGTCGAGCTTCCGTTCGTGATGGGCGTCATCTCGGATCTGTCCGGCAAGAGCCTCAAGGACAAGAAGGCGGCCGAAGCGCGCGAATTCATCGACATCGACATGGACAATTTCGATCAGCGGATGGAGGCTGTCGCGCCGCGCGTGGCGTTCGCGGTCGACAACACACTCGCCGGCGAAGGCAAGATCGCGGTCGACATGACGTTCAACTCGATGAACGACTTCTCACCGGGAGAGATCGCGCGGAAGATCGAACCGCTCGCCAAACTCCTCGAAGCGCGCACGCAGCTCGAGGATCTGCTGTCCTACATGGATGGCAAACACGGTGCGCAGGATCTGCTGGACAAGGTGCTGCAGGACCCCGCGCTTCTCCAGGCGATCTCCGCGGCGCGTCAGCCAGCCGCCGACGAGCCGCCGAGCGAGCCCCGCGACTGA
- a CDS encoding type VI secretion system ImpA family N-terminal domain-containing protein: MDVAALLTPVTPEAPAGPDLSYDPGRQAIETAFEGSSDEVEWDRTIGMIEAQARQTRDVWLAVYLARAGARSGDLAIVEAAMQLLAGLFEDFWETAHPTLEEYGVEGRKGACESLVRIGEFLAPVRRIPLVEHPRLGSYTGIDFERYLNEGAAAEGYGQFRAALADTPVEQVAEVTDRFRRIEAALQRADAVLSEQAEHAGQTGTNFRPTYEAIEGIVHALTPFVRQGAEPDAGEADPEIGGMPRAATTAPGRIQSREDVARALDSVIDYYGRVEPSSPIPVALGRIKGWITMDFVSILADIAPGSVAEATAVLRARVDESGAGQNGSSDFM; encoded by the coding sequence ATGGATGTTGCCGCCCTTCTGACGCCGGTTACGCCGGAGGCGCCCGCCGGGCCCGATCTGTCTTACGACCCTGGTCGTCAGGCGATCGAGACCGCGTTCGAAGGGTCGTCCGACGAGGTCGAATGGGATCGCACGATCGGGATGATCGAGGCGCAGGCACGCCAGACACGCGACGTGTGGCTCGCAGTGTATCTCGCGCGGGCGGGTGCTCGATCAGGTGATCTCGCCATCGTCGAGGCGGCCATGCAGTTGCTCGCCGGCCTGTTCGAGGACTTCTGGGAGACGGCGCACCCGACACTGGAGGAATACGGCGTAGAAGGGCGCAAGGGTGCTTGCGAATCCCTGGTCCGCATCGGCGAGTTCCTGGCGCCAGTGCGCCGCATCCCGCTCGTCGAACATCCACGCCTGGGTAGCTATACGGGTATCGATTTCGAGCGCTATCTGAACGAGGGTGCGGCGGCCGAGGGCTACGGCCAGTTTCGCGCCGCGCTTGCGGATACGCCAGTGGAACAGGTCGCGGAAGTCACCGACCGGTTCCGCCGGATCGAGGCTGCGCTGCAGCGCGCGGATGCCGTGCTTTCGGAGCAGGCCGAGCATGCCGGGCAGACCGGCACCAATTTCCGCCCGACCTACGAGGCTATCGAGGGTATCGTCCATGCGCTGACGCCGTTCGTCCGGCAGGGTGCCGAGCCGGACGCAGGGGAGGCGGATCCGGAAATAGGCGGCATGCCGCGTGCAGCGACGACCGCGCCCGGCCGAATCCAGTCGCGAGAGGACGTCGCTCGGGCGCTCGATTCCGTCATCGACTATTACGGCCGGGTCGAGCCATCCAGTCCGATCCCCGTCGCGCTCGGGCGCATCAAAGGATGGATAACGATGGATTTCGTTTCGATCCTTGCAGACATCGCGCCTGGAAGCGTCGCCGAGGCGACCGCGGTCCTGCGTGCTCGGGTCGATGAGAGCGGAGCGGGCCAGAACGGGTCGAGCGATTTTATGTAG
- a CDS encoding DUF1795 domain-containing protein: protein MYRIAEGSITHAGEWQDQSINVLLPRNAKVQGANLVVARDTVPLGLTFHDYVVQHRQALSAQLAGIEMIADTAGSIDGHEAHFLELRWRSDGKPIHQVMAMVVHDANAVLQFTGSVPGGYDEDTRNALIAAITSFTFTP from the coding sequence GTGTACCGAATTGCTGAGGGATCCATCACCCATGCGGGTGAGTGGCAGGATCAGAGCATAAACGTGCTCTTGCCGCGAAACGCAAAGGTGCAGGGTGCCAACCTCGTCGTCGCGCGGGATACGGTGCCTCTGGGCCTGACCTTCCACGACTACGTCGTACAGCACCGTCAGGCCCTCTCGGCACAACTGGCCGGGATCGAGATGATCGCGGACACCGCGGGCTCGATCGATGGCCACGAGGCTCATTTTCTCGAACTGCGCTGGCGAAGCGACGGCAAGCCGATCCATCAGGTCATGGCGATGGTCGTCCACGATGCGAATGCGGTGCTGCAGTTCACCGGATCCGTTCCGGGCGGATACGACGAGGACACGCGGAACGCGCTGATCGCCGCGATCACATCCTTCACGTTCACGCCGTGA